Proteins co-encoded in one Bacteroidota bacterium genomic window:
- a CDS encoding ketoacyl-ACP synthase III, whose protein sequence is MGLSIDKISIHLPELVLSNQMLAKEFNVSEKEILKRTGIETRYISGKNETASDLAFMAAQKIFEKEPELKSKIDFLIFCSDCFDYIAPATSCILQHRLGLPQTTACIDLPYGCSGYVYGLGMANGFLKSGMAKTILFLTCDTSTKTLAPDNLEQRSIFSDVATANIITYSGNLPDNEFIFGSDGSGALDLYIENSAFRKPIEKSACRNETNPLGQMVMNGTNVFTFALKTVPKLVKETLDKNKLGMEDIDLFIFHQANGFMLETLRKKLNIPENKFYTNIKDYGNTVASTLPLALYTAKEEKKLQKGMKVLLAGFGVGNSWGATVINY, encoded by the coding sequence ATGGGACTCTCTATTGATAAAATAAGCATTCATTTACCGGAGCTTGTTTTATCAAATCAAATGCTTGCAAAAGAGTTTAATGTTTCTGAAAAAGAAATTTTAAAACGTACCGGTATCGAAACCAGATACATTTCAGGAAAAAACGAAACCGCTTCTGATTTAGCTTTTATGGCGGCGCAAAAGATTTTTGAGAAAGAGCCTGAATTAAAATCGAAAATTGATTTTCTTATTTTCTGTTCTGATTGTTTCGATTACATAGCACCTGCTACCAGTTGCATTTTACAACACCGCCTCGGATTACCACAAACCACTGCCTGTATTGATTTGCCTTATGGATGTTCAGGTTATGTTTACGGCTTAGGCATGGCTAACGGTTTCTTAAAAAGCGGCATGGCTAAAACAATTTTATTTTTAACCTGCGATACTTCAACAAAAACACTTGCACCGGATAACTTAGAACAACGTAGCATTTTTAGTGATGTTGCCACCGCAAACATTATCACCTATTCGGGCAACCTACCTGATAATGAATTTATTTTCGGAAGTGATGGAAGCGGTGCGCTAGACTTGTACATTGAGAACAGTGCCTTTAGAAAACCCATTGAAAAAAGTGCCTGCAGAAATGAAACAAATCCGTTAGGACAAATGGTCATGAATGGCACTAACGTATTTACATTCGCGTTAAAAACCGTTCCTAAACTAGTAAAAGAAACGCTGGATAAAAACAAATTAGGCATGGAAGATATTGATTTGTTTATTTTCCATCAGGCAAATGGCTTTATGCTTGAAACCCTTAGAAAAAAACTTAATATTCCGGAAAACAAATTTTACACCAACATTAAGGATTATGGCAACACCGTTGCTTCTACCCTTCCGCTAGCACTCTATACCGCTAAAGAAGAAAAAAAGCTGCAAAAAGGCATGAAAGTTCTGTTGGCAGGCTTTGGTGTAGGAAATAGTTGGGGTGCAACTGTAATAAATTATTAA
- a CDS encoding acyl carrier protein has protein sequence MSINEFIQKLEAEFEDMPQGTLKPDTDYRSIKGWSSMHALIIIAFIDINFNITLSGADLKSTQTVQDLYNLVQQKK, from the coding sequence ATGTCGATAAACGAATTCATACAAAAACTGGAAGCCGAATTTGAAGATATGCCACAAGGCACTTTAAAACCGGATACAGATTATCGCAGCATCAAAGGCTGGAGCAGTATGCACGCACTTATCATTATCGCGTTTATCGACATAAACTTTAATATTACATTAAGCGGGGCAGATTTAAAATCAACTCAAACCGTACAAGACCTGTACAATCTCGTTCAACAAAAAAAATAA
- a CDS encoding ketoacyl-ACP synthase III, whose product MSIFKTSGISIKGISVCVPKQIKSTYDYNHISKEEQELFHKTVGIKERRVADDKTTCSDLCEKAANYFFENNITNRENIDIIIFVSQSPDYFLPSTAIILQDKLKLKKSVLAFDITLGCSGYVYGLSVLAGFMQSGQFKQALLLCGDKSTISTFEGDKSAYPLFGDAGTATLIEYDKNASELTFNLNSDGSGKNAIIIEHGHSRHPYDSSSETIYEPEPGIKRAKKHLALNGQDIFTFALKEVPPNINETLTAAGKNKSEIDFFILHQANKLINETVRKKLGIEKEKCPSSIELFGNTSSASIPLTMCFGLEQQLTKESLTLLLCGFGVGLSWGSVVINTSELSCAKIIEL is encoded by the coding sequence TTGAGCATTTTTAAAACATCGGGCATTTCCATCAAAGGTATTTCTGTTTGCGTACCCAAACAGATTAAAAGCACGTATGATTACAATCACATAAGCAAAGAAGAACAAGAACTATTTCATAAAACAGTTGGTATTAAAGAAAGAAGAGTTGCGGATGATAAAACGACCTGTAGCGATTTGTGTGAGAAAGCCGCCAATTATTTTTTCGAAAATAACATTACCAATCGCGAGAATATTGACATCATCATTTTTGTCTCGCAATCTCCCGATTATTTTCTACCATCGACTGCTATCATTTTACAAGATAAACTAAAGCTCAAAAAAAGTGTATTGGCTTTTGACATTACACTTGGTTGCAGCGGTTATGTATATGGTTTAAGCGTTTTGGCCGGCTTTATGCAAAGCGGACAATTCAAGCAAGCATTATTATTGTGTGGTGATAAATCTACCATCTCTACCTTTGAAGGCGATAAAAGCGCTTACCCTTTGTTTGGTGATGCAGGAACAGCCACATTAATCGAATACGATAAAAATGCCTCCGAGCTTACCTTCAATTTAAATAGTGACGGAAGCGGAAAAAATGCCATCATCATCGAGCACGGTCATTCTCGTCACCCTTACGATTCTTCCTCAGAAACTATATACGAACCAGAACCAGGTATAAAACGCGCTAAAAAACATTTAGCTTTAAACGGACAAGACATTTTTACATTTGCGTTGAAAGAAGTACCGCCAAACATTAATGAAACATTAACTGCGGCTGGTAAAAACAAAAGTGAAATTGATTTTTTCATCTTACACCAGGCTAACAAACTCATAAACGAAACCGTTCGCAAAAAGTTGGGAATTGAAAAAGAAAAATGTCCATCTTCCATAGAACTTTTCGGTAATACAAGCTCGGCCTCCATACCATTAACCATGTGTTTTGGATTAGAGCAACAACTTACGAAAGAAAGTTTAACTTTGTTATTGTGCGGCTTTGGGGTTGGTCTTTCGTGGGGAAGTGTTGTTATAAACACATCTGAATTAAGTTGCGCCAAAATTATTGAATTATGA
- a CDS encoding SDR family oxidoreductase, translating into MITLNNKTVLVTGASSGIGRACAVLCDQLGAQVIITGRNEAELKATASQLKNKHQIIVADLTNENQLSELVKNCNNLDGLINCAGIVKPLPVKFIKSKHISEMFEANFNSTVILCSELSSAKKFNNHASVIFLSSISSLHPYIGGALYSASKAALEAFCRSFAIEHATKKIRANVIAPALVKTKIFDETELATSEEEMKNYEAQYPLGFGEPIDIANCAAFLLSDASKWITGTTIKMDGGLLLSSKK; encoded by the coding sequence ATGATCACCTTAAATAATAAAACAGTTTTGGTTACCGGTGCCTCATCCGGCATTGGCAGAGCCTGCGCTGTTTTATGTGATCAGTTGGGTGCTCAGGTTATTATTACTGGAAGAAATGAGGCTGAATTAAAGGCTACAGCTTCTCAACTAAAAAACAAGCATCAAATAATAGTAGCTGATTTAACCAATGAAAATCAATTATCGGAATTGGTAAAAAACTGCAACAACCTTGACGGATTAATTAACTGTGCAGGTATTGTAAAACCATTGCCTGTAAAGTTTATTAAGAGTAAGCATATTTCCGAAATGTTTGAAGCTAATTTCAACTCCACAGTAATCTTATGCAGCGAGTTAAGCAGTGCTAAAAAATTCAACAATCATGCTTCTGTTATTTTTCTCTCCTCTATTTCATCTTTGCATCCATACATAGGTGGAGCATTATACAGTGCTTCGAAAGCGGCACTGGAAGCATTTTGCCGTTCTTTTGCAATCGAACATGCTACTAAGAAAATTCGTGCGAACGTAATTGCACCTGCATTGGTAAAAACAAAAATATTTGATGAAACCGAGCTAGCCACGTCTGAAGAGGAAATGAAAAATTACGAGGCACAATACCCATTAGGTTTTGGCGAACCAATAGATATCGCAAATTGCGCGGCATTCCTTTTATCTGATGCTTCCAAATGGATAACAGGCACCACAATCAAAATGGATGGAGGTTTATTATTAAGCAGTAAAAAATGA
- a CDS encoding glycosyltransferase yields MNPEYSIIIPAYHAANSIEKLYLELQQFFNSINTSFETIIVDDASADNTWDVLKGLKAKNPNIKIIRFAKNFGQHSATLCGFSFVKGKYVITIDDDLEVHPSQISKLIEEQKKSDNDVVYGEYKKINQSILRSALSGFYKFGSKIEGKNKGKGSSFRLIKAELALKLAKEHRHFTFIDELLLWYTERISFLKVEANKNFIERKRYSIGGLFRMTGNVVMFSSTVPLRFVTRVGSTLAIINFLIGSFYLLKKFLFKTPVPGFTSIIVSVLFSTGLIVLSIGVVAQYISKILKDVNNKPSYYISEKFADD; encoded by the coding sequence ATGAATCCGGAATATTCTATAATTATACCTGCTTATCATGCAGCAAATAGCATTGAGAAATTGTATCTTGAATTACAACAGTTTTTTAATTCTATAAATACATCATTTGAAACCATTATTGTGGATGATGCAAGTGCAGATAACACATGGGATGTTCTTAAAGGTTTAAAAGCAAAAAACCCAAACATTAAAATCATTCGTTTTGCAAAAAACTTCGGACAGCATTCAGCTACGCTATGCGGTTTTTCATTTGTAAAAGGAAAATATGTTATCACAATTGATGATGATTTGGAAGTTCATCCTTCACAAATTTCAAAACTAATTGAAGAGCAAAAAAAATCCGACAACGATGTTGTGTACGGCGAATACAAAAAAATTAATCAATCCATACTTCGTTCTGCGCTTTCCGGTTTTTATAAATTTGGCTCTAAAATAGAAGGGAAGAATAAAGGAAAAGGTTCTTCATTCCGATTAATAAAAGCCGAATTAGCTTTAAAATTGGCAAAAGAACATCGTCATTTTACTTTCATTGACGAATTACTGCTTTGGTACACCGAAAGGATTAGCTTTTTAAAAGTAGAAGCCAACAAGAATTTTATTGAACGAAAACGCTATTCAATCGGAGGCTTGTTCAGAATGACCGGAAACGTGGTTATGTTTTCATCCACTGTTCCGCTCAGGTTTGTAACCCGTGTTGGTTCTACACTTGCAATTATCAATTTTTTAATTGGTTCATTTTATCTATTAAAGAAATTTCTATTTAAAACTCCGGTACCGGGATTTACATCCATCATTGTAAGCGTTTTATTCTCCACCGGTCTCATTGTTTTGAGTATTGGCGTGGTGGCGCAGTATATCAGTAAAATCCTGAAGGATGTAAACAACAAACCTTCCTATTATATTTCAGAGAAGTTTGCTGACGATTAA
- a CDS encoding GNAT family N-acetyltransferase encodes MLTIKQYGVTLRRITQNDLELLRYWRNQQSVKMYMDYREYITPQMQQKWFESVNNKFNYYFIIEFEGKQVGLINAKNFSYENGFGEGGIFIWDSNYINSFAAVFSTLCLLNFVFFKVKLCKLSHARILSDNDRAIHYNQLIGYKLAAGQEGIYNQLYELSMEDYIKNGSKLNKAAEQLNNGDGELICTGTLSENNLDEINNVLKN; translated from the coding sequence TTGCTGACGATTAAACAATATGGTGTTACGTTGAGGCGTATTACTCAAAACGACCTCGAACTATTACGCTACTGGCGCAACCAGCAGTCGGTAAAAATGTACATGGATTATCGCGAATACATTACACCGCAAATGCAGCAGAAATGGTTTGAGTCGGTTAACAATAAATTCAATTACTATTTTATCATTGAGTTCGAAGGAAAGCAAGTAGGATTAATCAATGCGAAAAATTTCAGTTATGAAAACGGCTTTGGCGAAGGGGGTATTTTTATTTGGGACAGCAATTACATTAATTCATTTGCTGCAGTGTTTAGCACCTTATGCTTGCTTAATTTTGTTTTCTTCAAAGTAAAATTATGCAAACTCTCACATGCCCGTATATTAAGCGATAACGATAGAGCCATTCATTACAATCAGCTTATTGGTTATAAATTAGCCGCCGGCCAGGAAGGAATATACAATCAGCTATACGAATTAAGTATGGAGGATTACATAAAAAACGGAAGTAAACTCAATAAAGCGGCTGAGCAATTAAATAATGGCGACGGTGAATTAATTTGTACAGGAACACTATCAGAAAACAATCTGGATGAAATAAATAATGTACTTAAAAATTAA
- a CDS encoding aspartyl/asparaginyl beta-hydroxylase domain-containing protein, which yields MSQHNITEKNPQFFYEAKDFPFLNPLVENFAVIKSELLNLIEKNKENQWLETFPNYVESENKKAWKVFSFIFFSMKFPENAKLCPKTAELIYSITDIISCDYSFLKPNTHILPHKGYTRMVLRCHLPLIVPEGDCAIRIGDETRKWEEGKLMVFDDSFDHEAWNKSDKNRVVLMFDIPNPLWGYSAHQISKYKIENLDDPFLLSMVTKERWLEAFSKGEFPLMSF from the coding sequence ATGAGCCAGCATAACATAACTGAAAAGAATCCTCAATTTTTTTATGAGGCAAAGGACTTCCCATTCTTAAACCCCTTGGTTGAAAATTTTGCAGTTATAAAATCTGAATTACTAAATCTAATTGAAAAGAATAAGGAAAATCAATGGCTCGAAACGTTTCCGAATTATGTAGAGTCGGAAAACAAGAAGGCTTGGAAGGTTTTTTCCTTCATTTTTTTCTCAATGAAATTTCCTGAAAACGCTAAATTGTGTCCTAAGACAGCTGAATTGATTTATTCTATTACTGATATTATTTCCTGTGATTATTCGTTTCTAAAACCTAACACACATATTCTTCCACATAAAGGTTACACGCGCATGGTTTTGCGTTGTCATTTGCCTCTGATTGTTCCCGAAGGTGATTGCGCCATCCGGATTGGTGACGAAACAAGAAAGTGGGAGGAAGGTAAACTCATGGTGTTTGATGATTCATTTGATCATGAGGCTTGGAATAAAAGCGACAAAAATCGAGTTGTATTAATGTTTGACATTCCAAATCCGCTATGGGGTTACTCCGCGCATCAGATTTCTAAATATAAAATTGAAAATCTCGATGATCCTTTTTTGTTGTCGATGGTAACGAAGGAAAGATGGTTGGAAGCTTTTTCTAAAGGAGAATTTCCTTTGATGAGCTTTTAA
- a CDS encoding acyl-CoA/acyl-ACP dehydrogenase, translating to MLNHLNHNHQSIYKAYHKLAAEICSEADVMKEDKAAAYNRNTFRAINAAGFNALHIPDSFGGRKLSAMDTAVAYLALGASCQNNGITFSVGAQAFSVNVPLLKYGNDALCNQFLIPSVKGEIVIASAITERESGSDAYNMKTTAVKSGSDYILNGSKYYITNAPVADYFLIYAFTDVQKGSIGGLSAFLVDAKEKGVKVLGPIDKMGLRTAQMGGVNLKNVKAIARLGEEGSATAMFNEAMTWERTILSALNLGIVIRVIEKVHKFGEENSRGGKKLNEQLEFITLMNNSNSFLTQAWEKISDAAIAMDQFPKQSFLKASIAKSFVADNGEKLIRSLQQATGAYGYLSENGIERDYRDFLAFTIYSGSQYVQNKIISSFSQ from the coding sequence ATGCTCAATCATTTAAATCATAATCATCAATCGATTTACAAGGCTTACCATAAGCTGGCGGCAGAAATTTGTTCTGAGGCTGATGTTATGAAAGAGGATAAAGCTGCAGCATACAACAGAAATACTTTTCGCGCAATAAACGCTGCTGGTTTTAATGCGCTGCACATACCGGATTCATTTGGAGGTAGAAAATTATCAGCAATGGATACAGCTGTTGCTTATTTAGCATTAGGGGCATCTTGTCAGAACAATGGTATAACTTTTTCTGTCGGTGCACAAGCTTTTTCTGTAAATGTTCCTTTGTTGAAGTATGGAAATGATGCTCTCTGTAATCAGTTTTTAATTCCATCTGTTAAAGGTGAGATTGTAATTGCATCAGCAATTACAGAAAGGGAAAGTGGTTCGGATGCCTATAATATGAAAACCACGGCTGTTAAATCAGGAAGCGATTATATATTAAACGGCTCTAAATATTACATTACGAATGCACCCGTTGCAGATTATTTTCTGATTTACGCATTTACCGATGTACAGAAAGGAAGTATTGGGGGATTGAGTGCATTCTTAGTTGATGCAAAGGAAAAAGGTGTGAAAGTGCTTGGTCCGATTGATAAAATGGGTTTGAGAACAGCACAAATGGGAGGCGTGAATTTGAAAAATGTGAAGGCTATTGCTAGGTTAGGTGAGGAGGGAAGTGCTACTGCAATGTTCAATGAAGCCATGACATGGGAAAGAACCATTTTAAGTGCTTTAAATCTTGGAATCGTTATTAGAGTAATAGAGAAAGTTCATAAGTTCGGAGAAGAAAATTCGAGGGGCGGAAAAAAATTGAATGAGCAACTGGAATTTATTACACTGATGAATAATTCCAATTCGTTTTTAACTCAGGCCTGGGAGAAAATAAGTGATGCCGCAATTGCTATGGATCAATTTCCTAAGCAATCGTTTTTAAAAGCATCTATTGCTAAATCGTTCGTTGCCGATAATGGTGAGAAGTTGATTCGCAGCTTACAACAAGCTACTGGAGCTTATGGTTATTTAAGTGAAAACGGTATTGAGCGTGATTACCGCGATTTCTTAGCGTTTACTATTTATTCAGGTTCACAGTATGTGCAAAATAAAATTATATCTAGTTTTAGTCAGTAA
- a CDS encoding AMP-binding protein, translating to MINEEGQMVLFSDLASAVNKFQENISQLGLEKQNSSIAIWTEKSVNAIVMIQAILSSGNGYIPINNDWPSDRVKFILENTGTATLIVDENRCSIASDLLNEMGVQFTMVRIDGNFYLFSFKSIRKIRLPKALSYILFTSGSTGYPKGIVHTNESAFTFLKWCLKEFKSYKIKRHVSIAPLNFDLSVFDVFHPIVNTSTLFVPASSIISNTRLFAKYVNDHKIESLYTTPSYLNLLEQTGKLSAYDFKHVKLILIAGEALSSDLVKRLKVHFKKATFYNLYGPTETNVCCAYKIDFKKLSGEYIPIGKSIIKGNIKLSKQGELLYKGKLLMSGYINDKGYQALRRNSVYKTGDFVTCDKNGLLNFIGRKDNLVKRNGFRIELNEINKALQKHSSIGRCESLFIKEDSQIVSFVESADDLSQLALKSFCLSHLPSYMVPDLIMVLRKIPVNLNHKVDQTALRKMYAQSFKS from the coding sequence TTGATAAATGAAGAAGGGCAGATGGTGTTATTCTCTGATTTGGCATCAGCAGTCAATAAATTTCAAGAGAATATTTCACAACTAGGATTAGAGAAGCAGAATTCAAGCATAGCAATTTGGACTGAGAAATCAGTAAATGCCATTGTTATGATTCAAGCGATTTTATCTTCAGGGAACGGATACATTCCAATTAACAATGATTGGCCTTCCGACAGGGTAAAATTTATTTTGGAAAATACCGGTACCGCCACGTTAATTGTGGATGAAAATCGATGCTCCATTGCTTCCGATCTGTTGAATGAGATGGGAGTACAATTTACCATGGTTCGAATTGACGGAAACTTTTATCTTTTTAGCTTTAAATCAATCCGAAAAATCCGATTACCCAAAGCCTTAAGTTATATCTTATTTACCTCCGGTTCTACAGGATATCCAAAGGGAATTGTACATACGAATGAAAGTGCATTCACGTTTTTGAAATGGTGTTTGAAGGAATTTAAAAGCTATAAAATTAAACGCCACGTATCTATTGCACCTCTCAATTTTGATTTGTCGGTCTTTGATGTTTTTCATCCTATAGTTAATACATCCACCTTGTTTGTTCCTGCTTCATCCATCATATCAAACACGCGCTTATTTGCAAAGTATGTGAACGATCATAAAATCGAATCGTTATATACAACACCTTCATATTTGAATCTGCTGGAACAAACCGGTAAATTATCTGCGTACGATTTCAAACACGTTAAACTTATTTTAATCGCCGGAGAGGCTTTATCATCTGATTTAGTAAAGCGATTAAAAGTGCATTTTAAAAAAGCAACGTTTTATAATTTATACGGACCAACGGAAACCAATGTTTGCTGCGCATATAAAATTGACTTTAAAAAGCTAAGCGGGGAGTATATTCCGATTGGTAAATCCATCATTAAAGGAAATATAAAACTTAGCAAACAAGGTGAGCTGTTATATAAGGGAAAACTCTTGATGTCAGGCTATATTAATGATAAGGGGTATCAAGCGCTCCGAAGGAATTCGGTTTATAAAACTGGCGATTTTGTTACTTGCGATAAAAATGGCCTATTAAATTTTATTGGACGAAAAGATAATCTCGTTAAACGTAACGGGTTTCGGATTGAATTAAATGAAATTAATAAAGCATTGCAAAAACATTCAAGTATTGGTCGATGCGAATCTTTATTTATAAAAGAAGATAGTCAAATCGTTTCTTTTGTGGAATCAGCGGATGATTTATCTCAGTTAGCTTTAAAATCTTTCTGCTTAAGCCACTTACCATCATATATGGTGCCGGATTTAATAATGGTTTTACGAAAAATTCCGGTAAATTTAAATCATAAAGTTGACCAAACTGCTTTAAGAAAAATGTATGCTCAATCATTTAAATCATAA
- a CDS encoding sulfotransferase family 2 domain-containing protein, whose product MSGLKKQFQFVHIPKTAGTTFALILTRQFKWAKKLSFYSPKARLKYPTLTPEYKNKFDLSYGHIGFTANQGLERGIEYFTFLRSARERLLSSYRHIKGDGNHVIKKQINVDDYTLKDFLKQGLVRNFDNLMVRYLSNTIQKNFLTVNEEDLKTAIKNFDEHFHIFGLTEYFDESLVLLSDYMNWPPLYYVKENKSSYKIDKSELDAETEELIKLCSKYDEVLFQHALKKFKALMEEKKEVIEKGLKELHEGNKKYATIIKIRNNVNLAYARLRKLFATI is encoded by the coding sequence ATGAGCGGGTTAAAAAAACAATTTCAGTTTGTACACATACCAAAAACCGCGGGTACAACATTCGCTCTTATATTAACTCGTCAGTTTAAGTGGGCTAAAAAATTATCCTTTTACTCGCCAAAAGCGCGTCTGAAATACCCCACTCTAACGCCGGAATACAAAAATAAATTTGATTTAAGTTACGGCCATATTGGCTTTACAGCTAATCAGGGATTAGAAAGAGGGATAGAATATTTTACTTTTTTGCGTTCAGCACGCGAAAGACTTCTTTCTTCCTATCGGCATATTAAAGGCGACGGTAATCATGTTATAAAAAAACAAATTAATGTAGATGATTACACCTTAAAAGATTTTTTGAAACAAGGTTTGGTAAGAAATTTCGATAATTTAATGGTACGTTATTTGTCAAATACCATTCAAAAAAATTTTTTAACCGTTAATGAAGAAGATCTGAAAACCGCAATCAAAAACTTTGACGAACATTTTCACATTTTCGGTTTAACCGAATATTTTGATGAAAGTTTAGTTTTACTCTCTGATTACATGAACTGGCCGCCTTTGTATTATGTAAAAGAGAATAAATCATCTTATAAAATCGACAAATCGGAACTGGATGCTGAAACTGAGGAGCTAATTAAACTTTGCAGCAAATATGATGAAGTTCTATTTCAACACGCTTTAAAAAAATTCAAAGCTCTAATGGAAGAAAAGAAAGAGGTGATTGAAAAGGGCTTAAAGGAATTACATGAGGGAAATAAAAAATACGCAACCATCATTAAAATACGTAACAATGTTAATTTAGCGTATGCCCGGTTAAGAAAGCTGTTTGCTACCATATGA
- a CDS encoding sulfotransferase domain-containing protein: MKQEHIFIPEAVFPIGKKRLLMQYLRWLPAKLGLINKTAFLFQIRKINPDDIFLVSYPKSGNTWLRFILAYLKNGTSATINFHELETIVPDVYVSKDIIDNQSSGRIIKTHDIFFEGYPRVIYIHRDYRDALISYYHFVLAYKFFSGTFSEFIRSNIVLRHGSWKQHIKAMKMYQKQHPDKILVLSYESLLNNFNETILSINRFCGFKNPVNIELLKEKTSFTELKKIENEFGSRFMSNTKQNFVREGKSGGWKSFYSKEDLEFLYSDKELVSLMNELGYSVE; encoded by the coding sequence ATGAAACAGGAACATATATTTATTCCGGAAGCTGTTTTTCCTATTGGTAAAAAACGATTATTAATGCAGTATTTGCGTTGGCTGCCGGCAAAACTTGGACTTATTAATAAAACTGCTTTTCTCTTTCAGATCAGAAAAATAAACCCCGACGACATTTTTTTGGTGTCTTATCCAAAATCAGGTAATACTTGGTTGCGCTTTATACTTGCCTACTTAAAAAACGGCACCTCCGCTACGATTAATTTTCACGAACTTGAAACTATAGTACCGGATGTTTATGTTTCAAAAGACATTATTGACAACCAATCTTCGGGAAGAATTATCAAAACGCATGACATCTTTTTTGAGGGATATCCGCGTGTGATTTATATACACCGTGATTATCGGGATGCTTTAATTTCCTATTATCATTTTGTATTGGCCTACAAATTTTTTAGCGGTACTTTCTCTGAATTCATCCGTAGTAATATTGTATTACGTCATGGCAGTTGGAAACAACACATTAAAGCCATGAAAATGTACCAAAAGCAACATCCCGATAAAATCCTTGTGCTTTCTTACGAATCGCTTTTAAATAATTTTAATGAAACCATTTTAAGTATTAATCGCTTTTGTGGTTTTAAAAATCCTGTAAATATTGAATTATTAAAAGAGAAAACCTCCTTTACTGAACTAAAAAAAATAGAAAATGAGTTTGGCAGTCGGTTTATGTCGAATACCAAACAAAATTTTGTTCGTGAAGGTAAATCCGGCGGATGGAAAAGCTTTTACAGTAAAGAAGATTTGGAATTTCTGTATTCCGATAAAGAATTGGTATCTTTAATGAACGAATTAGGTTATTCAGTTGAATGA